In the genome of Streptomyces sp. SAI-127, the window CCCCTACGACTGCGTCTGGGGCTGCGCTTCGACGTCCTGGACATTCCGGCCGAGGCCGGCCGCGCGGCCCTGCGCCATCTCGCCGGGCCCTCGCCGGTGGCGATGCGGGGCGACCGCATGGAACTCCTGGTGGCCGCGGGCAGCGCGGAGGAGCTGCCGGGCCTGCTGGACTGGCTGGAGTGGGGCACCCTGGCGCTCGACCTGCGGGCGATCGGCACGGGCGGCGTGATGCGGGCACCGCTTCCACCGGAGCCCGCGGTGAGCGGACTCGGGAAGATGCCGTCGGGGCGGCCCACCGGGCCCGGCGAAGACGAATCCCTCGCCCTGCCGGCGCGTCCGGAACCGGGCGCCCTGCAGGGGGCCGCCGTGTGGCTGCGGCCCCCCGAGCCTGGGTGCGAGGTCGAGGCCTCGCTGCCGACTTTGTCGGCGCTTGGGGGCGATGGGGGCGCCCCCGATCTCGTACGCGTCGTGAACACGGTGGCGACGCACTGCCACCGGCTGCGCCTGCGGCGCGCCCGGCCATAAGCATTCGCAGGCCCCGGCCGCCGTGGACCTTTCGATCAGGCGTTGGCCTTCTCGTAAGCCTCGCGAATGCTCGCCGGAACTCGGCCGCGGTCATTGACCTCGTAACCGTTCTCCTTCGCCCAGGCACGGATCTGAGCGGTGTCCTGACTGCCGCCGGAAGTGGCCCGCGCCTTTCCGCGCCCACCCGCAGCTCGGCCTCCGGTACGGCGACCGCCCTTCACGTAAGGGTCGAGAAGGCCACGGAGCTTGTCCGCATTGGCAGTCGTGAGATCGATCTCGTACGTCTTGCCGTCCAACGCGAACGTGACGGTCTCGTCCGCCTCGCCGCCGTCGATGTCATCGACAAGAAGGACCTGAACCTTCTGTGCCACCGGATTTCCTTTCATCCAATACTTGAGGGCCGGGGGTCTGCGGCGTCCGCCGTTTCGCCGTCCCCTGTTATATGCAGTACTGCAGTACGTCGGAAAGCAAACCGCTTTTGCTGGGAAAACACAAACCCCCGGGAGAGACCGACAGGGCTCTCCTCGTCCGGAAACATGCGCGTTTCGGACATAGGGAACCTGGGCAGGGCCGAGCGCCGGAATCCTGGCGATCACAGATGCAGAAGCATCCGGCTGTTGCCCAAGGTGTTCGGTTTCACCCGTTCGAGACCGAGGAACTCCGCCACGCCTTCGTCATAGGAACGCAGTAGCTCCGCGTAGACATCGGTGTCAACGGGCGTCTCACCGATCTCGACGAAGCCGTGCTTGCCGAAGAAGTCCACTTCGAAGGTGAGACAGAAAACGCGGCGAACACCGAGCCAGCGGGCCGTCTGCAACAACTTCTCCAGCAACTGATGGCCGACCCCGGCGCCCTTGAGTCCGGGCTTCACGGCGAGAGTGCGCACTTCCGCGAGGTCTTCCCACATCACATGCAGGGCACCGAAGCCGACCAGCTCGGCGTTGTCGTCGCGCTCGGCGACCCAGAACTCCTGGATGTCCTCGTAAAGCGTCACGGTCGCTTTGTCGAGCAGGATGCGGTCGTGGACGTAGGAGTCGAGGAGCCGACGGATGCCGGCGACATCGCTGGTACGGGCCCGCCGGACGGTGATGGCTTTTGCGGTGACTTCGGGGTTCTCGGCGGAGGGACTCTTCGCGGACATGAGCGGACGCTATCGCCCGCCGCCCCGCGATGCCGAGTCGGGGTTCTCCGCGGGCGGCCCCTGGACCATCCGCACGGCGTCCTGGAGTGCCAGTCGCTGTTCCTCGCTCATCATGCCGAAGAAGGCGACGAGAGCGGCGGCGGGGTTGTCACTCTGGGACCAGGCGTCGTTCATCAGTGCGGCGGCGTAGGCGGCCCGTGTGGAGACCGCCTCATATCGATAGGCCCGGCCTTCCGCCTCACGGCGCACCCAGCCCTTCTGATGGAGATTGTCCAAAACGGTCATCACCGTGGTGTAGGCGATGGACCGTTCCTGCTGAAGGTCTTCCAGGACTTCCCGAACGGTGACCGGGCGGTTCCACTTCCACACCCGCGTCATGACCGCGTCTTCGAGTTCTCCCAATGGGCGAGGCACAGCTCAGCACAATAGTGGGAGATCCGGCTATCGGCGTGACGGACGGCCCTTTCAACACCAAACAGCAACAAAAAGGGCGTACGACTCGGAAAGCGCGATGGCTCGGTGAGTCGTACGCCGACGAGGGCGCCGCGGATCGCTCAGGCGTCGCCCGCGGACCCGGAGGCCTGCTTGGCCCCCTCCGCGCGCGCGAGCGCCGCGTCGACGGCCGCGTCCTCCTTGGCCTTGTTGGCCCCGCCCTGGGTCTTCACGATCACCCGGATCAGGCCGATGAAGAACACGGCCATGACGACCGGGGGCACGAGCGCGGAGACATAGTCCATGCGTCCAGAGTAGCCAGGCGCACGGGGACAACTCGGGCGGGGTGCGGTCCGTCGCGTCAGCCCGCGGCCAGGTGCTGTGGCGGGTTCGCCGGGGGCGGGGCCGGTTTGCGGCGGGGGAAGACCTCGCCCGGGGTGGGGATGGGCCGCCGGGAGGGCTGGGGGGCGGCGGGGGCGGGTTTCTCCGCGGGTTTCGCCGGCGGCTGCGCCGGACGCTTCGCCGGCTCCTTGGCGTTCTGGTCCGCGGGGCCGCCCCGGGCGATCTCGGAAGGGCCTCCGGAAGAGCCACCGGAAAGAGATCCGGAAAGGCCACCGGGCAGCGCCAGGAGGCGTGTACGGGAGGCGGGGACCGCTGGGGCGACCCGTGCACGCCGGGTGGCCGTGGAGCCCGCCAGACGGGCCCGTACGGCCCGCTCGGCCAGCACCTGGCAGCGGCTCAGCAGCGCTGCCGCGACCGGGTTGCCGCGCAGCGCCCTCAGCGCGGCGAGATCGTCGGGCTCGGGCCGGTACCCGGCACCCAGCGCCTCCTCCAGCAGGGTGAGGTAACCGGCGGCGGTGCCGGGCAGCGCGGCTCGGTACCGGGCGAGGTCGGCCACCAGGAAGGCGCGCAACCGGGCACCCTCACGCACCGCCTCGTCGAGGGACTCGGCGAGGCGATGGCAGTCCTTGATGTCCTCGGCCGAGGCGGGGGCGGGGTGCAGGGCGAGGGCGAGAGCGCGGCGGAGCACGCGCAGCTCCTCCACGCCGAACGCCATGCCGCCGCGGGATCCGTATGGCGTGGGCATGCGGCGACAGTACGCGCTAATCAGACAAATTCGTCATAGCGGACGGGTGTGGCGCGACCAGGCCACCCGCCCGGACGCGCGGCCGGTCACCGGGCTGCCGGGCGGCCGACGGCGGCGTCACATCCGCGATACGTTCCGCTCGTACACCAGCCGCAACCCCACCAGCGTCAACCACGGCTCGTGCTCGTCGATCACCGACGACTCGCCCAGGACCATCGGCGCCAGTCCACCCGTGGCGATCACCGTCACCTCGTCCGGATCGTCCGCGAGCTCCCGGGCCATCCGGCCGACGACCCCGTCGACCTGCCCGGCGAAGCCGTACACGATCCCGGACTGCATCGCCTCGACCGTGTTCTTGCCGATCACGCTCCGAGGCCGGGCCACCTCGATCTTCCGCAGCTGCGCGCCCTTCACGCCGAGCGCCTCCACGGAGATCTCGATACCGGGCGCGATGACTCCGCCGACGTACTCCCCGCGCGCGGACACCGCGTCGAACGTCGTCGCCGTACCGAAGTCCACGACGATCGCAGGGCCGCCGAACAGCTCGACGGCGGCCACCGCGTTGATGATCCGGTCCGCCCCGACCTCCTTGGGGTTGTCGGTGAGGATCGGCACCCCCGTCTTCACCCCGGGCTCGACCAGCACGGCCGGCACGTCGCCGTAGTACCGCCGCGTCACCTCACGCAGCTCGTGCAGCACGGACGGCACGGTCGCGCAGATCGCGATCCCGTCGATCCCGTCGCCCAGTTCGTCGCCGAGGAGCGGATGCATGCCCATCAGCCCCTGCAGCAGTACCGCCAGCTCGTCCGCCGTCCGGCGCGCGTCCGTGGAGATCCGCCAGTGCTCGACGATGTCCTCGCCGTCGAACAGCCCGAGGACGGTGTGCGTGTTGCCTACGTCGATCGTGAGGAGCATCGCGACTACTCCGCCTCGCGCAGATCGAGGCCGATGTCGAGGATCGGCGAGGAGTGGGTGAGCGCCCCGACGGCGAGGTAGTCGACCCCGGTGTCGGCGTACGCGCGCGCGTTGTCCAGCGTCAGCCGCCCGGAGGCCTCCAGCGCGGCCCGCCCGTGCACGACCGCGACCGCCTCCTCGCACTCCCCGGGCGTGAAGTTGTCCAGCAGGATCAGATCGGCGCCCGCGTCCACGACCTCCCGCAGCTGGTGCAGGGTGTCGACCTCGACCTCGATCGGCACGTCCGGGAAGGCCTCCCGTACGGCCTTGAAGGCCGACGCGACGCCACCGGCGGCGATCACGTGGTTGTCCTTCACCAGCGCCGCGTCGGACAGCGACATCCGGTGGTTGACCCCGCCCCCGCACCGCACGGCGAACTTCTCCAGCGACCTGAGCCCCGGGGTCGTCTTCCGGGTGTCGCGCACGCGTGCCTTGGTGCCCTCCAGTGCGTCCGCCCACGCGCGCGTGGCGGTCGCGATGCCCGAGAGCCGGCACAGCAGGTTGAGCGCGCTGCGTTCGGCGGTGAGGAGGTCACGCGTGCGTGTGGTGACCGACAGGAGCTTCTGTCCGGCCTCCACCCGGTCGCCGTCCTCCACGTGCCGCTCGACCTCGAACTCGTCCTCGCAGACCACCGAGACGACCGCCTCGGCGACCCGCAGGCCGGCCACGACGCCCGCCTCCCGCGCGACGAAGTCGGCGGTGGCGACGGCGTCCTCGGGGATGGTCGCGACGGTCGTCACGTCCACGCCGTGGTCGAGGTCCTCCTGGATGGCGACGTTGGCGATGTCCTCGACCTCCACGGGGTCGAGTCCGGCGTCGGCCAGGAGCTGCGCGAGCGCGGGGTCGAGCCCGCACTCCAGATATTCCTCGTCGGGAGCGTCGGAGGCGGCGCCACAGGCGCAGCCGTCGCCGCAGCCGCCGGAGGAGGCGAGGGGAAGGTCGTCGGTGCTCACTGCTGTCACTGCTCCTGAAGGGGCTGCCGGGTCGGGGGGAAGTCTGCGGTATCGGTGGTGTGTACGGCGAGGGTCCGGTCGGGATTGAGCCGTACGACGATGTGGCGGCGCCATGCCGTGTCGTCCCGGTCGGGCTGGTCCTCGCGCCAGTGGCAGCCGCGCGTCTCCTCGCGCTGCAGGGCGGCGGCGACCAGGACACGGGCCACGCACAGGAGGTTGGTGGCCTCCCAGGTGTCGACGCCGGGCTCGGCCGTCTTGCCGTTCTCGGCGAGGGCGTCGCGGGCGTCGGAATGCAGCTGCTGCAGGAGACCGGCGGCCTTGGACAGGGACCCGGCCGAGCGCAGCACTCCCGCGCCCTGGGTCATGATCCGCTGGATCGCGAACCGCGCCTCGGGCGCGAGCAGGGGATGCGCGGGCCTCTCGGGCCGCTCGACGGGGGCGGGCACGCGCGCGTGGAGCCCGGCACGGCTCGCCACGATGTCGGCGGAGATGCGCTCGGCGTACACCAGTCCCTCCAGGAGGGAGTTGGAGGCGAGCCGGTTCGCGCCGTGCACGCCCGTGCAGGCGACCTCGCCGCACGCGTACAGGCCCGGGACGGTCGTACGCCCCTGGGAGTCGGTGCGCACGCCGCCGGAGGCGTAGTGGGCGGCCGGCGCGATCGGGATGGGCTCGGCGACCGGGTCGATGCCGTGGGCGCGGCAGGCGGCGAGGATCGTCGGGAAGCGGTGCTCCCACATGTCGGCGCCGAAGTGCCGGGCGTCGAGGAACATGTGCTCGGCGTCCTGCTCCTGCATGCGCCGTGTGATGCCCTTGGCGACGATGTCGCGGGGCGCGAGTTCGGCGAGTTCGTGCTGCCCGACCATGAAGCGCACGCCCTCCGCGTCGACCAGGTGGGCGCCCTCGCCGCGTACCGCCTCGGAGACCAGGGGCTGCTGCCCCTCCGCGTCCGCACCCAGGAACAGCACGGTCGGGTGGAACTGCACGAATTCGAGGTCCGAGACCTCCGCACCGGCCCGCAGGGCGAGCGCCACGCCGTCGCCGGTGGACACGGACGGGTTGGTGGTCGCCGAGAAGACCTGGCCCATGCCGCCGGTCGCGAGGACGACCGCGGGGGCGTGGACCGCGCCCACGCCGTCGTGCTGGCCCTCGCCCATGACGTGCAGGGTGACGCCCGCCGTCCGGCCGTGCGCGTCCGTCAGCAGGTCGAGCACGAGCGCGTTCTCGATCGTGCGCAGTCCACGCGCGCGTACGGCCTCGACGAGCGCCCGGGAGATCTCCGCGCCGGTGGCGTCACCGCCCGCATGCGCGATCCGGCGGCGGTGGTGGCCGCCCTCCCGGGTGAGCTCCAGGTCGCCCTCTTCGGACTCGTCGAAGTGCGCGCCGGTCGCGATCAGGCGGCGTACGGCTTCCGGTCCCTCGGTGACGAGGATCCGTACGGCTTCCTCGTCGCACAGGCCCGCGCCCGCCACCAGCGTGTCGTCCAGGTGCTGTTCGGGGGTGTCGCCCTCGCCGAGGGCCGCGGCGATGCCGCCCTGAGCCCAGCGGGTGGAGCCGTCGTCGAGGCGGGCCTTGGTGACGACGACGGTCCTGAGGCCCTCGGCCTCGCAGCGCAGGGCCGCGGTCAGGCCCGCGACCCCGGAGCCGACGACCACGACGTCCGCTTCGATGGACCACCCGGGCGCGGGCGCGTGCAGTCGTATGCCTGTGCTGGTCACGAGGCGGCTCCGAAGGTCAGGGGGATGTTGTCGATCAGCCGGGTCGTCCCCACCCGGGCGGCGACGGCGAGGACGGCCTCGCCGGTGAAGTCGTCGTCGATCTCGCTGAAGTCGGACGGGTCGACGAGCGCGAGGTAGTCCAGGGCCAGCGGCGGGTCCTGGCGCGCGGCGTCGTCCAGGATCAGACGGGCGGCCGCGCGGACGGTCGAGGGCGAACCGGGAAGGGCTTTGGCGACGGCGTGCGCGTCGGCGGCCGCGCGGGACTCGCCGAGGGCGCTCAGTGCCTCGGCACGCGCGTGCGTGGCGGGCACTTCGCGGGCCCGCGCGCGCAGCGCCTCCTGTGCCGCGTGCCGGTCGCGGCCCGCGAACAGCGCGCGCGACAGGGCGAGCGCCGTGCGCCGCTCCTGCGGCTTGAGGTAGCGGTTGCGGCTGGAGAGGGCAAGGCCGTCGTCCTCGCGCACGGTGGGCACGCCGACGATCTCGACGCCGAAGTTCAGGTCGCGCACCATCCGGCGGATCAGAGCGAGCTGCTGGGCGTCCTTCTGGCCGTAGAGGGCGATGTCGGGGCGGGTGAGGTGCAGCAGCTTGGCGACGACGGTGAGCATGCCGTCGAAGTGGCCGGGCCGCGAGGCGCCCTCCAGGCGCCCTCCCATCGGGCCCGCGCTGATGCGCACCTGGGGCTCGCCGCCGGGGTAGACCTCGTCGACGGAGGGTGCGAAGACGGCGTCCGCGCCGGCGTCCTCGGCGATCTTGAGGTCGGCGTCCAGGGTGCGCGGGTAGCGGTCCAGGTCCTCGCCCGCGCCGAACTGGAGGGGGTTCACGAAAACGGTGACGACGACCTCGCCGTCGGGTCCGGCGATCTCGCGCGCGGTGCGGATGAGGGTGGCGTGGCCCTCGTGCAGGGCGCCCATGGTCATCACGACGGCCCGGCGGCCCACGCGCGCGCGTGCGTGCAGTTCACCGGCGGTGCGCAGCAGGGTCGTGGTCATCGGGCGTCTCCCTCGGCGCCGTTGCTACCCGTGGCGAGTACCCCGAGGAGGTCCTCGGCGAGCTCCGGCTTCAGCAGTCCGTGGGCGAGCGCCCGGTCGGCGGTCGCGCGGGCCATCGCGAGATAGCCCGCGACGGTCTGCGGGGCGTGCCTGCGCAGCTCCGTGACGTGCGCGGCGACCGTGCCGGCGTCCCCGCGCGCGACGGGTCCTGTGAGGGCCGCGTCACCGGAGCGCAGGGCGTTGTCGAGGGCGGCGCCGAGCAGCGGGCCGAGCATCCGGTCCGGGGCCCCGACTCCGGCCGAGCGCAGCAGCTCCATGGCCTGGGCGACCAGCGTGACCAGGTGGTTGGCGCCGAGGGCTAGGGCCGCGTGGTACAGCGGCCGCTTCTCCTCTTCGATCCACTCGGGTTCGCCGCCCATCTCGATGACGAGGGCCTCGGCGGCCAGCCGCAGTTCCTCGGGAGCGGTGACGCCGAAGGAGCAGCCGGCCAGGCGCTCGACGTCCACGGGGCTGCCGGTGAAGGTCATCGCCGGGTGCAGGGCCAGCGGCAGCGCGCCCGCGCGCAGGGCAGGGTCCAGGACCTTCGCGCCGTACCGCCCGGAGGTGTGCACGAGCAGCTGCC includes:
- a CDS encoding Lsr2 family protein, whose translation is MAQKVQVLLVDDIDGGEADETVTFALDGKTYEIDLTTANADKLRGLLDPYVKGGRRTGGRAAGGRGKARATSGGSQDTAQIRAWAKENGYEVNDRGRVPASIREAYEKANA
- a CDS encoding SCO3374 family protein → MSGSHPSLATDLTAVPLPRRPLDLAVFGDDPVRRWYENELGWPTVPASTAESPLRLRLGLRFDVLDIPAEAGRAALRHLAGPSPVAMRGDRMELLVAAGSAEELPGLLDWLEWGTLALDLRAIGTGGVMRAPLPPEPAVSGLGKMPSGRPTGPGEDESLALPARPEPGALQGAAVWLRPPEPGCEVEASLPTLSALGGDGGAPDLVRVVNTVATHCHRLRLRRARP
- the nadC gene encoding carboxylating nicotinate-nucleotide diphosphorylase, which translates into the protein MSTDDLPLASSGGCGDGCACGAASDAPDEEYLECGLDPALAQLLADAGLDPVEVEDIANVAIQEDLDHGVDVTTVATIPEDAVATADFVAREAGVVAGLRVAEAVVSVVCEDEFEVERHVEDGDRVEAGQKLLSVTTRTRDLLTAERSALNLLCRLSGIATATRAWADALEGTKARVRDTRKTTPGLRSLEKFAVRCGGGVNHRMSLSDAALVKDNHVIAAGGVASAFKAVREAFPDVPIEVEVDTLHQLREVVDAGADLILLDNFTPGECEEAVAVVHGRAALEASGRLTLDNARAYADTGVDYLAVGALTHSSPILDIGLDLREAE
- the panC gene encoding pantoate--beta-alanine ligase, producing the protein MTTTLLRTAGELHARARVGRRAVVMTMGALHEGHATLIRTAREIAGPDGEVVVTVFVNPLQFGAGEDLDRYPRTLDADLKIAEDAGADAVFAPSVDEVYPGGEPQVRISAGPMGGRLEGASRPGHFDGMLTVVAKLLHLTRPDIALYGQKDAQQLALIRRMVRDLNFGVEIVGVPTVREDDGLALSSRNRYLKPQERRTALALSRALFAGRDRHAAQEALRARAREVPATHARAEALSALGESRAAADAHAVAKALPGSPSTVRAAARLILDDAARQDPPLALDYLALVDPSDFSEIDDDFTGEAVLAVAARVGTTRLIDNIPLTFGAAS
- a CDS encoding type III pantothenate kinase → MLLTIDVGNTHTVLGLFDGEDIVEHWRISTDARRTADELAVLLQGLMGMHPLLGDELGDGIDGIAICATVPSVLHELREVTRRYYGDVPAVLVEPGVKTGVPILTDNPKEVGADRIINAVAAVELFGGPAIVVDFGTATTFDAVSARGEYVGGVIAPGIEISVEALGVKGAQLRKIEVARPRSVIGKNTVEAMQSGIVYGFAGQVDGVVGRMARELADDPDEVTVIATGGLAPMVLGESSVIDEHEPWLTLVGLRLVYERNVSRM
- a CDS encoding L-aspartate oxidase; the protein is MTSTGIRLHAPAPGWSIEADVVVVGSGVAGLTAALRCEAEGLRTVVVTKARLDDGSTRWAQGGIAAALGEGDTPEQHLDDTLVAGAGLCDEEAVRILVTEGPEAVRRLIATGAHFDESEEGDLELTREGGHHRRRIAHAGGDATGAEISRALVEAVRARGLRTIENALVLDLLTDAHGRTAGVTLHVMGEGQHDGVGAVHAPAVVLATGGMGQVFSATTNPSVSTGDGVALALRAGAEVSDLEFVQFHPTVLFLGADAEGQQPLVSEAVRGEGAHLVDAEGVRFMVGQHELAELAPRDIVAKGITRRMQEQDAEHMFLDARHFGADMWEHRFPTILAACRAHGIDPVAEPIPIAPAAHYASGGVRTDSQGRTTVPGLYACGEVACTGVHGANRLASNSLLEGLVYAERISADIVASRAGLHARVPAPVERPERPAHPLLAPEARFAIQRIMTQGAGVLRSAGSLSKAAGLLQQLHSDARDALAENGKTAEPGVDTWEATNLLCVARVLVAAALQREETRGCHWREDQPDRDDTAWRRHIVVRLNPDRTLAVHTTDTADFPPTRQPLQEQ
- a CDS encoding BlaI/MecI/CopY family transcriptional regulator codes for the protein MGELEDAVMTRVWKWNRPVTVREVLEDLQQERSIAYTTVMTVLDNLHQKGWVRREAEGRAYRYEAVSTRAAYAAALMNDAWSQSDNPAAALVAFFGMMSEEQRLALQDAVRMVQGPPAENPDSASRGGGR
- a CDS encoding DUF2520 domain-containing protein, translating into MSTAQQPDNKDRPARLTVGVVGAGRVGPTLAVSLQLAGHRPVAVSGVSDASRRRAAQMLPDVPIVTPADVLQRADLVLLTVPDDTLPGLVEGLAETGAVRPGQLLVHTSGRYGAKVLDPALRAGALPLALHPAMTFTGSPVDVERLAGCSFGVTAPEELRLAAEALVIEMGGEPEWIEEEKRPLYHAALALGANHLVTLVAQAMELLRSAGVGAPDRMLGPLLGAALDNALRSGDAALTGPVARGDAGTVAAHVTELRRHAPQTVAGYLAMARATADRALAHGLLKPELAEDLLGVLATGSNGAEGDAR
- a CDS encoding amino-acid N-acetyltransferase — protein: MSAKSPSAENPEVTAKAITVRRARTSDVAGIRRLLDSYVHDRILLDKATVTLYEDIQEFWVAERDDNAELVGFGALHVMWEDLAEVRTLAVKPGLKGAGVGHQLLEKLLQTARWLGVRRVFCLTFEVDFFGKHGFVEIGETPVDTDVYAELLRSYDEGVAEFLGLERVKPNTLGNSRMLLHL